One segment of Anopheles stephensi strain Indian chromosome 3, UCI_ANSTEP_V1.0, whole genome shotgun sequence DNA contains the following:
- the LOC118510486 gene encoding uncharacterized protein LOC118510486 isoform X2, with the protein MLYSGRSAKRNPCSLSVPLAIGLWVLLCSVSLLIPSVQCMPKVLRSNEICGVYNGHRVYFELGDRGQLQATNVSVPYIPRTALANQTAVPNVCTLELVTCPSCNFKISLSYSNFPAKCSVHNEPPCRCDYLEFTEPPFDSTEYTGRRNCGHDVVYQTQTRSVLIKFVYWSNHTHAFTLEYVAERNRETIQANPGPAQNLTSINNYLHHRIITTPYFPSYYPRDFGKEYVLSCNVEACRINVIFSDFQLAKTSTMEVYDWNGQRLGAVSGAIFRPPVFQSTGPSMIIRFYANGGSGLGYRALVSFLHVASAADVSLHPNTNCGGVVENIGGAITMMKMLDSANESRIYDCVWLIKPPNTYAHLKTHLSLKVDTFEKLGPHSMLTIIQGTTSDGTVLSVTKADSALARKDLVVPLTSGFYVHLRASFGHLSRMALVYSGFSYLDCYMGTEYLCQNRKCIPIQLHCDGFDHCGDNSDEPESCVQEWSNGPMDRRWYAHTPNYYFPKMDRYPDLRTATIIFIASSLGLIMLISALIVLLYRTGNRARQQRELQSQLQTISELLDSNNTHGAEDLDDPPVYEAPPDYDEIIKVGMDEEMKRKRRRRSSSSASGRRSRMRRSRRQSNTSEVHNPILEVQLPPETESTPSTSGFSLGLGPALGDAGPTDSDAYDRYSDADVDAEDHDLRLANWSNLDERGDFFISSRILETPASSAGPSQSVVVGHATGSPPPTYDQSNARFFALHTATLPAASVANCGVSGSRQEDTVPITLAINLLPSTICGSTSSTTDTTVSTLVTPSSTILTMPFTMSCDVVNSDRSAGGNSNSINTNTSNSGPASGNMEPAPCGILPTPVWNGSNRSERPWQTFGGSLDEPNREQQRQQPMAPSSMVQNTFNSLDINQMQEIDAYLFGYGNASQEDHGVTSGSSQETIDSNRTTQSQLTTSASFARSSCLCESNDLPLAHTATTSTATTTSCAPTMSSSSSNYDMICKYCPVCREQHLADRQLLAQQSATPAQPSSMYCSNCNGRIVTAEYIQMLRNSKLSPNGAEQQQQQQQPCSTTTDPGSGSSALGKVCTCFAKFPSQGNITRTTSAVGMLLTTRTFSVDQLDDGAFAGGSFGNDRRSARSSCSAVSRFDAYFNAHYGTTTNNDRQQEP; encoded by the exons ATGCTTTATAGTGGCCGGTCGGCTAAACGCAATCCTTGCTCGCTCTCCGTACCGTTGGCAATCGGGCTGTGGGTGCTTCTGTGCAGTGTATCCTTGCTGATCCCATCGGTGCAATGTATGCCGAAAGTGTTGCGGAGTAATGAAATCTGTGGAGTGTACAACGGACATCGGGTGTACTTTGAGCTGGGAGATCGTGGTCAACTACAGGCGACCAATGTGTCGGTACCTTAC ATTCCTCGAACGGCATTAGCAAACCAAACCGCTGTCCCAAACGTCTGCACACTCGAGCTGGTAACCTGCCCATCGTGCAATTTTAAAATCTCATTAAG CTACTCGAACTTTCCGGCCAAGTGTTCGGTGCACAATGAACCACCGTGCCGGTGCGATTATCTCGAGTTTACGGAGCCACCGTTCGATTCGACGGAATACACCGGTCGGCGCAACTGTGGCCACGATGTTGTCTACCAAACGCAAACCCGTTCGGTGTTGATCAAGTTCGTCTACTGGAGTAACCACACGCATGCCTTCACGCTGGAATATGTCGCCGAAC GTAATCGTGAAACGATCCAGGCTAATCCTGGCCCTGCCCAGAACCTTACCAGCATCAACAACTATCTCCATCATCGCATCATCACGACTCCGTACTTCCCGTCCTACTATCCGCGAGACTTTGGGAAAGAATATGTGCTCAGCTGCAACGTGGAGGCTTGCCGGATCAATGTCATCTTTAGCGATTTTCAGCTTGCCAAAACATCCACGATGGAAGTGTACGACTGGAACGGACAACGGTTAGGTGCGGTTTCGGGAGCAATATTTCGCCCGCCCGTGTTTCAAAGTACCGGACCATCGATGATTATACGGTTTTATGCGAACGGAGGCTCCGGATTGGGATATCGAGCGTTGGTGTCTTTCCTCCACGTCGCCAGTGCTGCGGACGTGTCACTGCATCCGAATACGAACTGTGGTGGAGTGGTGGAAAACATTGGTGGGGCCATCACGATGATGAAGATGCTGGACAGTGCGAACGAAAGTCGGATTTACGACTGCGTGTGGTTGATAAAACCTCCGAACACGTACGCCCATCTGAAGACGCATCTATCGCTGAAGGTGGACACGTTCGAGAAGCTTGGTCCACACTCAATGCTAACGATCATCCAGGGAACTACCTCGGACGGAACGGTGCTCAGTGTGACGAAGGCAGACAGTGCGCTCGCTCGAAAGGATCTCGTTGTTCCACTAACGTCTGGGTTCTATGTACATCTGAGAGCTTCCTTTGGACACCTGTCGCGAATGGCCTTGGTCTACTCGGGCTTCAGTTATCTGG ATTGCTACATGGGAACGGAATATCTATGCCAGAACCGTAAATGCATTCCCATTCAACTGCACTGCGATGGATTCGACCACTGTGGCGATAACAGTGACGAACCGGAGAGCTGCGTTCAGGAGTGGTCGAACGGGCCGATGGATCGACGTTGGTATGCGCATACCCCCAACTACTACTTCCCCAAGATGGATCGCTATCCGGATCTGCGCACAGCTACGATCATCTTTATCGCGAGCAGCCTTGGCTTGATCATGCTCATATCGGCCCTTATCGTACTGCTCTACCGAACCGGGAATCGGGCACGCCAGCAGCGCGAACTTCAGAGTCAACTGCAAACCATCAGTGAACTGTTAG ACAGCAACAATACTCATGGTGCGGAAGATCTGGACGACCCGCCGGTGTACGAAGCGCCCCCAGACTATGACGAGATCATCAAGGTTGGCATGGACGAGGAGATGAAGCGGAAGCGTCGTCGACGATCTTCCTCTTCCGCTTCGGGTCGACGTAGCCGCATGAGACGATCCCGCCGACAGAGCAACACTTCCGAGGTGCATAATCCCATCCTGGAGGTGCAGCTGCCACCGGAAACGGAAAGCACCCCGTCGACCAGTGGATTCTCGCTCGGATTGGGTCCCGCACTGGGTGACGCTGGTCCAACCGATAGTGATGCGTACGATCGGTACTCCGATGCAGATGTCGATGCGGAGGATCACGATCTGCGGTTGGCGAACTGGAGCAACCTGGACGAGCGCGGCGACTTCTTCATCAGCTCTCGCATACTGG AAACTCCAGCGTCGTCTGCGGGCCCGAGCCAGAGCGTCGTCGTCGGCCATGCCACGGGCAGCCCACCACCAACGTACGACCAAAGCAATGCCCGGTTCTTCGCGCTCCATACTGCCACACTACCAGCGGCCAGCGTTGCGAACTGCGGTGTGTCGGGTAGCCGCCAAGAAGACACTGTTCCGATCACGCTCGCAATAAACCTGCTCCCGAGCACCATCTGTGGATCGACGAGCTCCACTACGGATACCACCGTCTCGACTCTCGTGACACCTTCCAGCACTATCCTTACGATGCCTTTCACGATGAGCTGTGACGTTGTGAACAGTGACCGAAGCGCCGGCGGTaacagtaacagtattaacacCAATACGAGCAATAGTGGACCAGCGAGTGGCAACATGGAACCAGCACCGTGTGGTATACTTCCAACGCCTGTCTGGAATGGCTCCAACCGTTCGGAGCGTCCTTGGCAAACGTTTGGCGGAAGTCTAGACGAACCAAACCGGGAACAGCAACGCCAGCAACCTATGGCTCCGTCTTCGATGGTGCAAAACACCTTCAACTCGCTGGACATTAACCAGATGCAGGAGATAGATGCATACTTATTCGGTTACGGCAATGCGTCCCAAGAAGACCATGGGGT CACGTCCGGAAGCAGTCAGGAAACGATCGACTCCAACCGAACGACACAATCACAGCTCACAACATCCGCTTCGTTTGCACGAAGTTCTTGCCTTTGTGAATCAAACGATCTGCCTCTTGCTCATACtgccaccacctccaccgctACCACCACGTCTTGTGCGCCCACCATGTCTTCCTCCTCCAGCAACTATGATATGATTTGCAAATACTGTCCCGTCTGTCGAGAGCAACACCTGGCAGATAGGCAACTGTTGGCACAGCAATCTGCGACTCCCGCTCAACCCAGCTCGATGTATTGCTCCAACTGTAACGGACGAATAGTAACAGCAGAGTACATTCAGATGTTGCGGAACAGCAAGCTATCGCCTAATGgagccgagcagcagcagcagcagcaacaaccctGTTCAACCACCACCGATCCAGGATCAGGATCGAGTGCCCTAGGCAAAGTGTGCACATGCTTCGCCAAGTTCCCGTCCCAAGGGAACATCACGCGGACGACATCTGCCGTTGGGATGCTGCTAACGACGCGAACCTTCTCGGTCGATCAGCTGGACGATGGTGCGTTCGCCGGTGGCAGCTTTGGAAACGATCGACGAAGTGCACGAAGTTCGTGCAGTGCCGTGTCCCGGTTCGATGCGTACTTCAATGCACACTACGGCACCACGACCAACAACGATCGGCAGCAAGAACCGTAG
- the LOC118510486 gene encoding uncharacterized protein LOC118510486 isoform X1 → MLYSGRSAKRNPCSLSVPLAIGLWVLLCSVSLLIPSVQCMPKVLRSNEICGVYNGHRVYFELGDRGQLQATNVSVPYIPRTALANQTAVPNVCTLELVTCPSCNFKISLSYSNFPAKCSVHNEPPCRCDYLEFTEPPFDSTEYTGRRNCGHDVVYQTQTRSVLIKFVYWSNHTHAFTLEYVAERNRETIQANPGPAQNLTSINNYLHHRIITTPYFPSYYPRDFGKEYVLSCNVEACRINVIFSDFQLAKTSTMEVYDWNGQRLGAVSGAIFRPPVFQSTGPSMIIRFYANGGSGLGYRALVSFLHVASAADVSLHPNTNCGGVVENIGGAITMMKMLDSANESRIYDCVWLIKPPNTYAHLKTHLSLKVDTFEKLGPHSMLTIIQGTTSDGTVLSVTKADSALARKDLVVPLTSGFYVHLRASFGHLSRMALVYSGFSYLDCYMGTEYLCQNRKCIPIQLHCDGFDHCGDNSDEPESCVQEWSNGPMDRRWYAHTPNYYFPKMDRYPDLRTATIIFIASSLGLIMLISALIVLLYRTGNRARQQRELQSQLQTISELLVSVILVDSNNTHGAEDLDDPPVYEAPPDYDEIIKVGMDEEMKRKRRRRSSSSASGRRSRMRRSRRQSNTSEVHNPILEVQLPPETESTPSTSGFSLGLGPALGDAGPTDSDAYDRYSDADVDAEDHDLRLANWSNLDERGDFFISSRILETPASSAGPSQSVVVGHATGSPPPTYDQSNARFFALHTATLPAASVANCGVSGSRQEDTVPITLAINLLPSTICGSTSSTTDTTVSTLVTPSSTILTMPFTMSCDVVNSDRSAGGNSNSINTNTSNSGPASGNMEPAPCGILPTPVWNGSNRSERPWQTFGGSLDEPNREQQRQQPMAPSSMVQNTFNSLDINQMQEIDAYLFGYGNASQEDHGVTSGSSQETIDSNRTTQSQLTTSASFARSSCLCESNDLPLAHTATTSTATTTSCAPTMSSSSSNYDMICKYCPVCREQHLADRQLLAQQSATPAQPSSMYCSNCNGRIVTAEYIQMLRNSKLSPNGAEQQQQQQQPCSTTTDPGSGSSALGKVCTCFAKFPSQGNITRTTSAVGMLLTTRTFSVDQLDDGAFAGGSFGNDRRSARSSCSAVSRFDAYFNAHYGTTTNNDRQQEP, encoded by the exons ATGCTTTATAGTGGCCGGTCGGCTAAACGCAATCCTTGCTCGCTCTCCGTACCGTTGGCAATCGGGCTGTGGGTGCTTCTGTGCAGTGTATCCTTGCTGATCCCATCGGTGCAATGTATGCCGAAAGTGTTGCGGAGTAATGAAATCTGTGGAGTGTACAACGGACATCGGGTGTACTTTGAGCTGGGAGATCGTGGTCAACTACAGGCGACCAATGTGTCGGTACCTTAC ATTCCTCGAACGGCATTAGCAAACCAAACCGCTGTCCCAAACGTCTGCACACTCGAGCTGGTAACCTGCCCATCGTGCAATTTTAAAATCTCATTAAG CTACTCGAACTTTCCGGCCAAGTGTTCGGTGCACAATGAACCACCGTGCCGGTGCGATTATCTCGAGTTTACGGAGCCACCGTTCGATTCGACGGAATACACCGGTCGGCGCAACTGTGGCCACGATGTTGTCTACCAAACGCAAACCCGTTCGGTGTTGATCAAGTTCGTCTACTGGAGTAACCACACGCATGCCTTCACGCTGGAATATGTCGCCGAAC GTAATCGTGAAACGATCCAGGCTAATCCTGGCCCTGCCCAGAACCTTACCAGCATCAACAACTATCTCCATCATCGCATCATCACGACTCCGTACTTCCCGTCCTACTATCCGCGAGACTTTGGGAAAGAATATGTGCTCAGCTGCAACGTGGAGGCTTGCCGGATCAATGTCATCTTTAGCGATTTTCAGCTTGCCAAAACATCCACGATGGAAGTGTACGACTGGAACGGACAACGGTTAGGTGCGGTTTCGGGAGCAATATTTCGCCCGCCCGTGTTTCAAAGTACCGGACCATCGATGATTATACGGTTTTATGCGAACGGAGGCTCCGGATTGGGATATCGAGCGTTGGTGTCTTTCCTCCACGTCGCCAGTGCTGCGGACGTGTCACTGCATCCGAATACGAACTGTGGTGGAGTGGTGGAAAACATTGGTGGGGCCATCACGATGATGAAGATGCTGGACAGTGCGAACGAAAGTCGGATTTACGACTGCGTGTGGTTGATAAAACCTCCGAACACGTACGCCCATCTGAAGACGCATCTATCGCTGAAGGTGGACACGTTCGAGAAGCTTGGTCCACACTCAATGCTAACGATCATCCAGGGAACTACCTCGGACGGAACGGTGCTCAGTGTGACGAAGGCAGACAGTGCGCTCGCTCGAAAGGATCTCGTTGTTCCACTAACGTCTGGGTTCTATGTACATCTGAGAGCTTCCTTTGGACACCTGTCGCGAATGGCCTTGGTCTACTCGGGCTTCAGTTATCTGG ATTGCTACATGGGAACGGAATATCTATGCCAGAACCGTAAATGCATTCCCATTCAACTGCACTGCGATGGATTCGACCACTGTGGCGATAACAGTGACGAACCGGAGAGCTGCGTTCAGGAGTGGTCGAACGGGCCGATGGATCGACGTTGGTATGCGCATACCCCCAACTACTACTTCCCCAAGATGGATCGCTATCCGGATCTGCGCACAGCTACGATCATCTTTATCGCGAGCAGCCTTGGCTTGATCATGCTCATATCGGCCCTTATCGTACTGCTCTACCGAACCGGGAATCGGGCACGCCAGCAGCGCGAACTTCAGAGTCAACTGCAAACCATCAGTGAACTGTTAG TGAGCGTTATTCTTGTAGACAGCAACAATACTCATGGTGCGGAAGATCTGGACGACCCGCCGGTGTACGAAGCGCCCCCAGACTATGACGAGATCATCAAGGTTGGCATGGACGAGGAGATGAAGCGGAAGCGTCGTCGACGATCTTCCTCTTCCGCTTCGGGTCGACGTAGCCGCATGAGACGATCCCGCCGACAGAGCAACACTTCCGAGGTGCATAATCCCATCCTGGAGGTGCAGCTGCCACCGGAAACGGAAAGCACCCCGTCGACCAGTGGATTCTCGCTCGGATTGGGTCCCGCACTGGGTGACGCTGGTCCAACCGATAGTGATGCGTACGATCGGTACTCCGATGCAGATGTCGATGCGGAGGATCACGATCTGCGGTTGGCGAACTGGAGCAACCTGGACGAGCGCGGCGACTTCTTCATCAGCTCTCGCATACTGG AAACTCCAGCGTCGTCTGCGGGCCCGAGCCAGAGCGTCGTCGTCGGCCATGCCACGGGCAGCCCACCACCAACGTACGACCAAAGCAATGCCCGGTTCTTCGCGCTCCATACTGCCACACTACCAGCGGCCAGCGTTGCGAACTGCGGTGTGTCGGGTAGCCGCCAAGAAGACACTGTTCCGATCACGCTCGCAATAAACCTGCTCCCGAGCACCATCTGTGGATCGACGAGCTCCACTACGGATACCACCGTCTCGACTCTCGTGACACCTTCCAGCACTATCCTTACGATGCCTTTCACGATGAGCTGTGACGTTGTGAACAGTGACCGAAGCGCCGGCGGTaacagtaacagtattaacacCAATACGAGCAATAGTGGACCAGCGAGTGGCAACATGGAACCAGCACCGTGTGGTATACTTCCAACGCCTGTCTGGAATGGCTCCAACCGTTCGGAGCGTCCTTGGCAAACGTTTGGCGGAAGTCTAGACGAACCAAACCGGGAACAGCAACGCCAGCAACCTATGGCTCCGTCTTCGATGGTGCAAAACACCTTCAACTCGCTGGACATTAACCAGATGCAGGAGATAGATGCATACTTATTCGGTTACGGCAATGCGTCCCAAGAAGACCATGGGGT CACGTCCGGAAGCAGTCAGGAAACGATCGACTCCAACCGAACGACACAATCACAGCTCACAACATCCGCTTCGTTTGCACGAAGTTCTTGCCTTTGTGAATCAAACGATCTGCCTCTTGCTCATACtgccaccacctccaccgctACCACCACGTCTTGTGCGCCCACCATGTCTTCCTCCTCCAGCAACTATGATATGATTTGCAAATACTGTCCCGTCTGTCGAGAGCAACACCTGGCAGATAGGCAACTGTTGGCACAGCAATCTGCGACTCCCGCTCAACCCAGCTCGATGTATTGCTCCAACTGTAACGGACGAATAGTAACAGCAGAGTACATTCAGATGTTGCGGAACAGCAAGCTATCGCCTAATGgagccgagcagcagcagcagcagcaacaaccctGTTCAACCACCACCGATCCAGGATCAGGATCGAGTGCCCTAGGCAAAGTGTGCACATGCTTCGCCAAGTTCCCGTCCCAAGGGAACATCACGCGGACGACATCTGCCGTTGGGATGCTGCTAACGACGCGAACCTTCTCGGTCGATCAGCTGGACGATGGTGCGTTCGCCGGTGGCAGCTTTGGAAACGATCGACGAAGTGCACGAAGTTCGTGCAGTGCCGTGTCCCGGTTCGATGCGTACTTCAATGCACACTACGGCACCACGACCAACAACGATCGGCAGCAAGAACCGTAG
- the LOC118510491 gene encoding DNA primase small subunit, translating into MPELEDSTTKTKAEFDPNILQDLLPLYYKRLFPHKQFYRWMSYGRSESSVFSNREFSFTLQNDVYIRFQSFETQQELEREICSKVPVKIDIGAVYNIRPKDHRGSVSMQPVQRELVFDIDMTDYDDIRTCCNEANVCQLCWKFMSIACRVLDEALREDFGFEHLLWVFSGRRGIHCWVSDKSARHLDTAARSAIAQYLNVLISGGEGTTSRVIIHDEMHHSVKRAYRIVAPLFEEICLVDQNIFGTPEGVKKLLAQVQDQTMRAELEKRFKAGPSDSKNVWQEFVAYFEELRTSGNINRYRRYKFIVEEVTLAFTYPRLDINVTKGFNHLLKSPFCVHPKTGKVCIPFNPNIASKFDPTDVPTITDLLKEVNAFDEKNTVEGEENRSKIKDYKKTSMFKGTVIFEEFLRKLEQTFKGKAAALSDMKMEF; encoded by the exons ATGCCTGAACTGGAAGATTCTAcgacgaaaacaaaagctgAATTCGATCCCAACATACTGCAGGACCTGTTGCCGCTATACTACAAACGTTTGTTTCCCCACAAACAGTTTTACCGCTGGATGTCGTACGGACGCT CTGAATCGTCCGTGTTTTCGAATCGAGAATTTTCCTTCACCTTGCAGAACGATGTGTACATACGCTTCCAATCGTTTGAAACGCAGCAGGAGCTTGAGCGTGAAATATGTTCGAAGGTTCCGGTTAAAATCGATATCGGAGCGGTGTACAACATACGCCCGAAGGACCACCGTGGCAGCGTTTCTATGCAACCCGTCCAAAGGGAGCTGGTGTTCGATATCGATATGACCGACTACGACGACATACGAACGTGCTGCAACGAGGCGAACGTTTGCCAGCTGTGCTGGAAGTTTATGTCGATCGCGTGCCGGGTGCTGGACGAAGCGCTGCGGGAAGATTTCGGGTTCGAGCATCTGCTGTGGGTTTTCAGTGGTCGGCGTGGTATCCATTGCTGGGTGTCGGATAAGTCGGCCCGTCACCTCGATACGGCGGCACGATCCGCAATCGCACAGTACTTGAACGTGTTGATATCCGGCGGGGAAGGCACGACCTCACGGGTCATCATACACGACGAGATGCATCACAGTGTGAAGCGTGCGTATCGTATCGTTGCACCACTCTTCGAAGAGATCTGTCTGGTGGATCAAAACATTTTCGGCACCCCCGAAGGTGTGAAAAAGCTGCTGGCCCAGGTTCAGGATCAAACGATGCGGGCGGAGCTGGAAAAGCGGTTTAAAGCGGGCCCGAGCGATTCGAAGAACGTCTGGCAGGAGTTTGTGGCGTACTTCGAAGAGCTACGCACGTCGGGCAACATCAACAGGTACCGGCGGTACAAGTTCATCGTGGAGGAAGTAACTCTAGCGTTCACCTATCCCCGGCTCGACATAAACGTTACGAAGGGCTTTAACCATCTGCTGAAGTCGCCCTTCTGCGTGCATCCGAAAACGGGCAAGGTGTGCATTCCCTTCAACCCAAACATCGCCTCCAAGTTTGACCCGACCGATGTGCCTACCATAAC CGATCTGTTGAAGGAGGTGAACGCTTTCGACGAAAAGAATACGGTCGAAGGGGAGGAGAATCGTTCGAAGATTAAAGACTACAAGAAAACGAGCATGTTCAAAGGGACGGTCATATTCGAAGAGTTTCTTCGCAAGCTGGAGCAAACGTTCAAAGGCAAGGCGGCAGCTCTTAGCGACATGAAAATGGAGTTCTAA
- the LOC118510492 gene encoding bladder cancer-associated protein: MYCLQCLIPVLLIPKPTNPALMQTHVMFIVLYLIGFFLERKPCTICSLVFLMAVFLVCNSGVGNCLFWGNCEGHTCDNG; this comes from the coding sequence ATGTACTGTCTGCAATGTCTCATCCCGGTGCTGCTGATTCCCAAACCGACGAATCCGGCCCTGATGCAAACGCACGTGATGTTTATCGTGCTCTATCTGATCGGTTTCTTCCTCGAGCGTAAACCGTGCACCATCTGCAGCCTGGTGTTCCTGATGGCCGTGTTTCTGGTCTGCAACAGTGGCGTCGGGAACTGCCTGTTCTGGGGCAACTGCGAGGGCCACACGTGCGACAATGGCTAA
- the LOC118510490 gene encoding putative mediator of RNA polymerase II transcription subunit 26 has product MLEKEPDSMAVTMKQDYAASEVYSTTSEAPPAYKMRQANSVKIAKIIAITVVLSSFILGSFILASSYLQAKQSCDQMQALDAVLNKELMLEAMQQELPKAQALMQDNLSADESNLQTIDREESKKRKQEEARKHHKEDSDESGDSEDEDDSSNDGESDESIDMNNRHRVNLPLDLHLTDLASAILRENQKSRMNCIVERRRSEELVDSPPKMVRLPFGMDLTTDPKQQKVTGERIAIFCESGNELKNEDAEPVRQVLIPIPPVRSFGPITHLPQQMGPPQQTIIRQMPRPIFPMPMMNPHHQQPQQSQQQLPPIPAQMMQAPHPDAPMGRPNFHPFLQQLPQIMAAQMQQQSAPQPAMPPRTEVRIHLQRIPIPEIMRPFLPPQIMRNQPEPEQQQQQQQQQQSAPQPQIPQQQEVQIREMPIDMAIHKFPMASSDEMNVADFAAQKFTEQLRSLIARIAESEESEEETDSYRNVPDQEGPSPHSDERELQEQQPPRPTEPEMARQDEQEQQQPEQQVAQQQQPQQQLPEPQPMLPMGRVHYGRSLLTPISLPGKVMETSASEEDAVRPHYVQPRSV; this is encoded by the exons GCCTACAAAATGCGCCAAGCAAACTCGGTGAAGATCGCCAAGATCATCGCCATCACCGTGGTGCTGTCGTCCTTCATTCTGGGCTCGTTCATCCTGGCCTCGTCTTATCTGCAGGCGAAGCAGTCCTGCGACCAAATGCAGGCACTCGATGCCGTCCTCAACAAGGAGCTGATGCTGGAGGCTATGCAGCAG GAACTGCCAAAGGCGCAGGCTTTGATGCAGGACAACCTATCGGCCGACGAAAGCAACCTACAGACGATCGATCGCGAGGAAAGCAAGAAGCGCAAGCAGGAGGAAGCTCGCAAGCACCACAAGGAAGATTCGGACGAATCGGGAGACTCTGAGGATGAGGATGATTCGTCGAACGATGGTGAAAGCGATGAGTCGATCGACATGAACAACCGTCACCGTGTCAACCTGCCGCTGGACCTCCATCTGACCGATCTGGCCAGCGCCATTCTTCGGGAAAACCAGAA GTCCCGCATGAACTGCATCGTTGAGCGACGCCGTTCTGAGGAGTTGGTCGATTCGCCACCGAAGATGGTGCGCCTCCCGTTCGGAATGGACCTGACCACTGACCCGAAGCAGCAGAAGGTTACTGGTGAGCGCATTGCCATCTTCTGCGAGTCTGGCAACGAGCTGAA GAACGAAGATGCCGAGCCCGTCCGTCAAGTGCTGATCCCGATCCCGCCGGTTCGTTCCTTCGGCCCGATCACTCACCTGCCCCAGCAGATGGGACCTCCCCAGCAGACCATCATTCGCCAGATGCCGCGACCAATCTTCCCGATGCCAATGATGAACCCGCACCATCAGCAGCCCCAGCAATCGCAGCAACAGCTTCCCCCGATCCCGGCCCAGATGATGCAGGCCCCCCATCCCGACGCACCGATGGGTCGCCCGAACTTCCATCCGTTCCTGCAGCAGCTGCCCCAGATCATGGCCGCCCAGATGCAACAGCAGTCGGCACCCCAGCCCGCCATGCCACCACGCACCGAGGTCCGCATCCATCTGCAGCGCATTCCGATCCCGGAGATTATGCGGCCATTCCTGCCACCTCAGATCATGCGCAACCAGCCGGAAccggagcagcaacagcagcagcagcagcagcaacagtccgCTCCCCAGCCCCAAATCCCCCAGCAGCAGGAGGTCCAGATCCGCGAGATGCCAATCGATATGGCGATCCACAAGTTCCCCATGGCTTCGTCGGATgagatgaacgtggctgactTTGCTGCCCAGAAGTTCACCGAACAGCTGCGCTCGCTCATTGCCCGTATTGCTGAATCGGAGGAAAGCGAGGAAGAAACCGACTCGTACCGTAACGTGCCGGATCAGGAAGGACCATCGCCCCATTCGGATGAGCGTGAGCTGCAGGAACAGCAACCACCACGCCCAACGGAGCCGGAAATGGCTCGCCAGGAcgagcaggagcagcagcagcctgaGCAGCAGGtagcacaacagcagcagccgcagcagcagctgcccGAACCCCAGCCAATGCTACCGATGGGACGAGTTCACTACGGTCGCAGTCTGCTGACGCCGATCAGCTTGCCCGGAAAGGTTATGGAAACTTCCGCCTCCGAGGAGGATGCTGTCCGTCCGCATT ATGTCCAACCACGATCGGTTTAA